From Coffea arabica cultivar ET-39 chromosome 2e, Coffea Arabica ET-39 HiFi, whole genome shotgun sequence, the proteins below share one genomic window:
- the LOC113730368 gene encoding nuclear pore complex protein NUP88, with the protein MRFNFNFIGLDDSGDGLESLSSPSTSTPKEDVEWLPLQHHPIFTSAADGALPPSSSASSKTLTNLLAWDGASRLYFWDSQKQCLHRISVQLGEPDPSSILAASPSKVLQADVQLNYEVQKISINRHGSAMLLSGSDRLCVMYLYGKTSVKDNIVICRTVTIGAEIYFHRRSIIRMLQVYWHPSSDTHLGILSSDSVFRIFNLSMSLQQPEQEYYLQPVKFGSSTRASSICPVDFSFGGNHLWDRFSVFILFSDGSVYVLCPIIPFGSVYKWEALQEIYVDAKTFGLNSTNSKAVSNINMAISWLEAIFPELSQQSAEGGDSFALKARPYAFIDSSIVLQGPLRNFCHGEKKDTQVQDAEGQGRAVSFLYNLVSKDSVLVIAWSGGQLQIDAFADEIQPVWKAGSPPRLFVDSCDRILGIAMICESVSSDLSFLEPDPTLDRDVWLGHPPPLLRLAIVDLALPGKGGSHISMSVDPLMPERTYCFHNGGIDSVVLHFLPFSSESDGKDGARRSPSVNPVISACHGESSSTPSLCGFLALADSFGDSWIVGVTYSRECIVLEMETWNLLLPPIVDEEKNPALEEEKQYTNSTTIISKELLSGPKVVLLPPSSPNLRSVTADSIEGRSTLHQYFKLFHENYMEYAYKVYFELQHHAPQLKKIIDNQHSRLQKAERKLLEVEEKQEKLESRITNAVQHCNVLEERLLKLRNLPGIHKKPLSKAERDFKAELDRYNGVELDALRSSIEALDARLKRFENSQQANQHTQVSGKRMNYMPAEEVSKLRSSIEKLSLVNNENTKMVKLIEPALRNLEINSTQ; encoded by the exons ATGAGATTCAATTTCAACTTCATAGGGCTAGACGATTCCGGTGACGGCCTTGAATCCCTATCTTCTCCGTCTACTTCAACCCCAAAAGAAGATGTTGAATGGCTTCCGCTCCAACACCACCCTATTTTCACTTCCGCTGCCGATGGCGCTCTTCCTCCCTCCTCCTCAGCCTCCTCTAAAACGCTCACGAATCTCTTGGCATGGGATGGAGCCTCGCGCCTCTACTTTTGGGACTCACAAAAACAGTGTCTCCACCGGATTTCTGTTCAGCTTGGCGAGCCTGATCCTAGTTCTATACTCGCCGCTTCTCCTTCTAAG GTATTACAAGCAGATGTGCAGCTTAATTACGAGGTCCAGAAAATTTCCATCAATAGGCATGGATCTGCGATGCTCCTATCAGGTTCAGATCGACTGTGCGTAATGTATCTATATGGAAAGACTTCAGTCAAGGACAATATTGTTATCTGCCG GACTGTAACAATAGGGGCAGAAATATACTTTCACAGAAGGAGTATAATCCGCATGTTGCAAGTTTATTGGCACCCTTCCAGTGATACACATCTGGGAATCCTTTCTTCTGATTCAGTATTTAG AATTTTTAATTTGTCTATGTCTCTTCAGCAACCAGAACAGGAATACTATTTGCAGCCTGTGAAGTTTGGCAGTTCAACTAGAGCTTCGTCAATCTGCCCTGTTGATTTCTCCTTTGGTGGCAATCATTTATGGGACAGATTTAGT gttttcattttattcagCGATGGATCAGTTTATGTTCTTTGCCCCATTATACCATTTGGAAG TGTTTACAAGTGGGAGGCGTTGCAGGAAATTTATGTTGATGCCAAAACATTTGGGTTAAATTCTACCAACTCAAAAGCTGTTAGTAATATCAATATGGCAATCTCTTGGTTGGAAGCAATATTTCCTGAATTAAGTCAGCAATCTGCTGAAGGTGGGGATTCGTTTGCTCTTAAAGCTCGGCCTTATGCTTTTATTGACTCGTCCATAGTATTGCAG GGGCCTCTACGTAATTTTTGTCATGGTGAAAAGAAAGATACTCAAGTTCAGGATGCGGAAGGTCAAGGGCGTGCAGTTAGTTTTCTTTATAACTTAGTTAGCAAAGATTCGGTTTTGGTAATTGCTTGGAGTGGTGGACAACTACAAATAGATGCCTTCGCTGATGAGATCCAGCCAGTCTGGAAAGCTGGTAGTCCTCCTCGTCTTTTTGTTGATTCATGTGACCGCATACTTGGTATTGCTATGATTTGTGAGTCAGTTTCAAGTGATCTCTCCTTTCTGGAGCCTGATCCAACCCTTGATCGTGATGTTTGGTTGGGGCATCCACCTCCTTTGTTGAGATTGGCTATTGTTGACTTAGCTTTACCAGGTAAAGGTGGTTCACATATTTCAATGTCTGTTGATCCTCTTATGCCTGAAAGAACATATTGCTTTCATAATGGAGGCATAGATTCTGTTGTCTTGCACTTTCTGCCTTTCTCAAGTGAGTCAGATGGCAAGGATGGGGCAAGGAGAAGTCCATCTGTAAATCCTGTGATCAGTGCCTGCCACGGAGAATCTTCCTCAACACCTTCACTCTGTGGTTTCTTGGCTTTAGCAGATTCATTTGGAGATTCATGGATTGTAGGAGTTACATATTCTCGAGAATGTATTGTGTTAGAGATGGAGACTTGGAATTTGTTGCTTCCCCCAATTGTTGATGAGGAGAAAAACCCTGCTCTTGAGGAAGAAAAACAATATACCAATAGTACAACTATTATTAGCAAGGAACTCCTTAGTGGCCCTAAAGTGGTTCTTCTGCCACCATCATCACCAAATCTACGTTCTGTAACTGCAGACTCAATTGAAGGGCGATCTACTCTTCATCAATACTTCAAACTCTTTCATGAAAATTACATGGAATATGCTTACAAG GTGTACTTTGAACTCCAGCACCATGCACCTCAGCTGAAGAAGATCATTGACAACCAGCATTCTCGTTTACAGAAAGCAGAACGAAAGCTTTTAGAAGTTGAAGAGAAGCAGGAAAAGTTAGAGAGTCGCATTACCAATGCAGTTCAGCATTGCAATGTCCTAGAAGAGCGCCTACTCAAATTGAGAAACCTGCCTGGGATACACAAAAAACCGCTTTCCAAAGCAGAGCGAGATTTTAAAGCAGAACTAG ACAGATATAATGGCGTGGAATTAGATGCATTGCGGTCATCCATTGAAGCTTTGGATGCAAGGTTGAAAAGATTTGAAAATTCTCAACAGGCCAACCAACATACTCAAGTATCAGGGAAGAGGATGAATTATATGCCAGCAGAGGAAGTATCCAAGCTCAGATCCTCGATTGAAAAGCTTTCACTTGTCAATAATGAGAATACTAAGATGGTTAAACTCATAGAGCCTGCTCTGAGAAACCTTGAAATCAACAGCACTCAATGA
- the LOC113730367 gene encoding uncharacterized protein, whose amino-acid sequence MGFAKDEKSKRALRWIKTFFFLITMLLSLLVFSAPILVAVADALLPSALLSASLSPSSLSLQTLSSHLTNYDFRYSLIDIPLISLIRSAVILCVYGLCDGPKLSGGPYLSIATVFSVSSLLFVSFKASFVFGNASVNGSGCVRGMEVALFACSLALAVGHIVAAYRTSCRERRKLMVYKIDIEAVSACKNGFPRYQKLLQIERLK is encoded by the exons ATGGGGTTTGCCAAGGACGAGAAATCGAAGCGAGCGTTAAGATGGATTAAAACTTTTTTCTTCCTCATCACTATGCTGCTCTCGCTTCTCGTATTCTCAGCACCAATTCTCGTAGCTGTCGCGGATGCCCTCCTTCCATCGGCGCTGTTGTCAGCTTCTCTGTCTCCATCGTCTCTTTCCCTCCAAACCCTCTCTTCTCATCTAACCAATTACGACTTCCGCTATTCCCTCATCGACATACCCCTCATCTCCCTCATTAGGTCAGCTGTCATTCTAT GTGTTTACGGTTTATGCGATGGTCCGAAACTATCAGGAGGGCCGTACTTGAGTATTGCCACCGTGTTTTCAGTGTCGTCTCTGCTTTTCGTGTCGTTCAAGGCTTCGTTCGTGTTTGGCAACGCAAGTGTGAATGGAAGTGGATGTGTTCGGGGCATGGAAGTCGCGTTGTTCGCGTGCTCCTTGGCTCTGGCCGTCGGACACATAGTGGCGGCCTACAGAACGAGTTGCAGAGAGCGAAGAAAGCTTATGGTCTACAAAATTGATATTGAAGCT GTCTCAGCGTGCAAGAATGGATTCCCAAGATACCAAAAGTTACTCCAAATTGAAAGATTGAAATAG